Below is a window of Brachyspira hampsonii DNA.
AAGGTATTTATTACCATTTAATAATTTTAATAATTCAGTAGTTTTTAAATATCCTCTATCATTAGAAAAATCGCCTACTATATATACATCGTCTTCTTCACTTATTTTTTCATTCCATTTATTTATTAAATAATTATGCATAGTTTCATAATCATCAAATACATTTTTTCTGCCTGACGGCATATAAAAAAAGTGAGTATCTGAAATAAAATATATCATATATTAATTATCTGCAATACCTAATGATATGTATTTAATACCTCTTTCCTCCATTCTTTTTTTATCATACTGATTTCTTCCATCAAATATAATAGGTTCTTTTAGAAGCTCTTTTATTTTGTCAAAATTAGGTCTTCTAAACTCATTCCATTCTGTAACTAAAATCAAAGCATCAGAATCTTTCAAAGCATCATAAGAATTTTCAGCATAATATATTTTATCTCCAAATATAGCCTTAGCATTATCAAAAGCTTTAGGATCATAAGCTCTAATACTAGAACCTGCATCTAAAAGCATATTTATTATAGTAATAGCAGGGGCTTCTCTCATATCATTAGTTCTAGGCTTAAATGCTAATCCCCATAAAGCAAATGTTTTACCTTTAATATTATTATTATAATATTTTAAAATCTTATTTACAAAAATTTTCCTTTGATTAACATTAACTTGGTATGCTGCTTTAAGTAAATCAGAATCTATACCATAATCAGATGCTGTTTTTATCAAAGCCTGTACATCTTTTGGAAAACAGCTTCCGCCGTATCCTAAACCATGAAATAAGAATTGATTTCCTATTCTCTTATCACTTGACATACCAATTCTAACTAAATCAGCATTAGCACCTACTTTTTCACATATATTGGCAATTTCATTAGCAAATGATATTTTAGTAGCCAAAAAAGCATTAGCAGCATATTTAGTCATTTCAGCAGAACGAACATCCATTATTATTATAGGATTTCCTGTCCTTGTAAAAGGATTATAAATGTCTCTCATTATATCTATAGCTTTTTCAGAATTTGAACCTATAACCACCCTGTCAGGTTTTAAAAAGTCATCAACAGCAGCACCTTGCTTTAAAAATTCCGGATTTGAAACAACATCAAACTCTCCGCTGTAATGTTTTTTTATTTCATCTTCTACTAATTTATGAGTTCCAACAGGCACGGTTGATTTATCTACTATAACTTTATATCCATTCATAGACTTTCCAATCTCATTAGCTACAGAAAGTACAAAACTCAAATCACAGCTTCCGTCATCACCCGAAGGAGTTCCAACGGCAATGAAACAAGCTATAGAGTTTTTTACAGCATAATCTAAATCATTAGTAAATTCTAATCTTCCTTCAGAGACATTTGCAAGAATAAGTTCTTCCAAACCGGGTTCATATAAAGGAGTAATGCCATTTTTAAGTTTTTTTAATTTTTCTTCGTCATTATCAACACATATAACATAATTTCCCATCTCAGCTAAACATGCACCTGTAATAAGTCCTACATAACCTGTACCTATTATACATATTTTCATTTTCATACTCCTTAAAATAAAAAATATAGACATTTAATTGTTTTTATCATATAATAAATTATTATATTTTCAAGCAAAATATTATTTACTATAGATATTTTTAACTTTTTACGATAATATATAGTAAGATTTTAAATTTTTACGGGGCGTATAAATGGATGATTATATAAAAAGTCTGCTTAAAGATTTCTTTGAAGAAGCATTCGAAATGCTTGACAGACTGGAACAAAATATTCTTATTTTAGATAATGAAAGAAATAATGTTGATGCCATACAGGAAATATTCAGAGCGGTTCATACTTTAAAAGGAAGTGCCGGTGCTGTAGAACTAGTTGAAACTCAAAAATATGCCCACAGATTTGAAGATTTACTAGATTTAATAAGAAATAATAAAATAGAAGTAGATGATGCCACTATAGATGTACTTTTAAAAGGTATAGATATATTAAAAGACCTTATCAATACTGCAAGCGAAGAAAGTGAGTATTCTGGAGATATAGAAGCTGAAATTAAAAAATTAGAAGATTTTAAAAATATGAAATTAGGTGCTGCTCCTTCTGCCTCTGAAAATGATTCGCCTGCTGCATCTTCTGCTACTCAGGCAGCATCTCCTGAAGCCGAAAAAAAAGTCAATAAATATGAACTTCTTCCAAATGACGGTGATTTATTAGGTATAATAAGAGATAATGTTGAAGAGGGTGTAAAAACCAAATTAGTTCATGTAAGTTTTGATCCTGAAAGCCCTATGAGAACTGTAGGAGGGGTTCAGGTATTTGTAGCCTTAAAAGATGTAGGTGAAATAATGGGAAGTATACCTCCTATCGAATCTTTGGAAGGCGATGAGTTTTATGAACATGTTACATATATACTCGCTACCATTAATGAAGATAAAACTATAATAGATGCTATTACATTGCCTGATGCTACTAAAGAAATAACTATTGAAGACATTGTATTAGAAGAGTATGAAAAATTTCTTCAGGAGAAAAAACAAAAAGAAGCAGCAGAAAAAACTAAAGAATCTGCCGCCGCTGCTTCAAATGCTTCCAAAAAACCTGATGCTGCCAAAGGCGGAAAAGATCATAAGGTTGAAAGACAAAGCTCATTCTTAAGGGTAGAAAGCGATAGAATTGATGCTATGATGAATCAGGTTGGGGAGCTTGTAACAAACAAAAGTTCTTATGTACAATATGATGATGATCTTACCTCATATCAGAAAATAATAGGTAATGGCATAAATGAAGTAAAAAGATACTATAGAGACAGTATTGTTCAGATACTTAGAAAGTTTGAGGAACATTTACAGAAAAAAGAAGCTAAAGAAATTAGAAACACTTACATTGACGGATTCAATAATAGATTAAATGAAATTGTAAAAATGGAAGAAGAGTTTAAAAACACTTTAGATAAATTTAGAAACTCTTATCAGCTTCTTACTAGGGTAACAAATGAACTTCAGGAAACTGTAATGAAAATAAGAATGCTTCCTATAGCTCAAACTTTCAACAGATTCCCTCGTCTTATAAGAGATTTATCAAGAGATTTAGGCAAAGAAGTAAAACTAGAAATGTACGGAGAAGAAACAGAATTAGATAAATCTGTTATTGAGGTATTGGTAGATCCATTAGTACACATTATCAGAAATGCAATGGACCATGGTATAGAACATCCGGAAGACAGAGAAAAAGCCGGTAAGCCTAGAACAGGAACAGTTGTTTTAGGTGCTTCACATGAAGGCAATTTAATAATTATTAAAATATCTGATGATGGTAAAGGAATGATACCGCAGAAAATATTTGAAAGTGCGGTTAAAAAAGGATTAGTATCTGCTGATGCTAAACTTTCTGAAAAACAAATGCTTGAATATATATTTGCTCCGGGTTTTTCTACCGCTACTAAAATTACAAATGTATCAGGACGCGGTGTTGGTATGGATGTTGTTAAGAAAAGCCTTGAAAAAATTAACGGTACTGTGGGTATAGAAACAGAATGGGGAAAAGGCTCTACATTCTTCTTGAGAATTCCTCTTACTGTTGCCATTATTCAGGCTCTTATAGTTGATGCAGAAAAAGAATATTATGCAGTTCCTATTAATAGTATATTAGAAACTGTTAAAATAGATGTTAAAGATATTCAGGAATTAGAAGGAATAGAAGTTATTAAAGTTAGAGATGATGTTATTAATGTACTAAGCATCAAAGAATTATTCAGACTTCCTTCAAGATACAGTAATATAAAATCTTACTACGCTGTTATACTTTCTTCTGAAGGTAAAAAAGTGGCATTGCTTGTTAATAACCTAATAGGCGAACAGGATATAGTTATAAAAACGCTTAAAGATAATATTACAAAAAGCGAAGGTTTAGCTGGTGCTACTGTTTTGGGTGATGGTACTGTAAGCTTCATTTTGGACATACAGACAATAGTAAGTCTTGGTACTAAGAGAATCATTGAAAGAGGAAAAGTTAATAATAATCAAGGCAGCAAAAATGATTTAAGAAGCTTTATTGAAAGATTGAAAAATAATGAAATACCTGAAATACCGCAATAAATAGCTTAAAATAGATAATAATATTTTTATGATTTCTTCTTAAATAAAAATTTATTTTATTAAATTTTATGATATAGAATAAATTATTTCTATTTTATAATATTATATATATCATCTATTTTTACTATATTTTTTTTATTTTCTATTTCATA
It encodes the following:
- a CDS encoding UDP-glucose dehydrogenase family protein; the encoded protein is MKICIIGTGYVGLITGACLAEMGNYVICVDNDEEKLKKLKNGITPLYEPGLEELILANVSEGRLEFTNDLDYAVKNSIACFIAVGTPSGDDGSCDLSFVLSVANEIGKSMNGYKVIVDKSTVPVGTHKLVEDEIKKHYSGEFDVVSNPEFLKQGAAVDDFLKPDRVVIGSNSEKAIDIMRDIYNPFTRTGNPIIIMDVRSAEMTKYAANAFLATKISFANEIANICEKVGANADLVRIGMSSDKRIGNQFLFHGLGYGGSCFPKDVQALIKTASDYGIDSDLLKAAYQVNVNQRKIFVNKILKYYNNNIKGKTFALWGLAFKPRTNDMREAPAITIINMLLDAGSSIRAYDPKAFDNAKAIFGDKIYYAENSYDALKDSDALILVTEWNEFRRPNFDKIKELLKEPIIFDGRNQYDKKRMEERGIKYISLGIADN
- a CDS encoding chemotaxis protein CheA — its product is MDDYIKSLLKDFFEEAFEMLDRLEQNILILDNERNNVDAIQEIFRAVHTLKGSAGAVELVETQKYAHRFEDLLDLIRNNKIEVDDATIDVLLKGIDILKDLINTASEESEYSGDIEAEIKKLEDFKNMKLGAAPSASENDSPAASSATQAASPEAEKKVNKYELLPNDGDLLGIIRDNVEEGVKTKLVHVSFDPESPMRTVGGVQVFVALKDVGEIMGSIPPIESLEGDEFYEHVTYILATINEDKTIIDAITLPDATKEITIEDIVLEEYEKFLQEKKQKEAAEKTKESAAAASNASKKPDAAKGGKDHKVERQSSFLRVESDRIDAMMNQVGELVTNKSSYVQYDDDLTSYQKIIGNGINEVKRYYRDSIVQILRKFEEHLQKKEAKEIRNTYIDGFNNRLNEIVKMEEEFKNTLDKFRNSYQLLTRVTNELQETVMKIRMLPIAQTFNRFPRLIRDLSRDLGKEVKLEMYGEETELDKSVIEVLVDPLVHIIRNAMDHGIEHPEDREKAGKPRTGTVVLGASHEGNLIIIKISDDGKGMIPQKIFESAVKKGLVSADAKLSEKQMLEYIFAPGFSTATKITNVSGRGVGMDVVKKSLEKINGTVGIETEWGKGSTFFLRIPLTVAIIQALIVDAEKEYYAVPINSILETVKIDVKDIQELEGIEVIKVRDDVINVLSIKELFRLPSRYSNIKSYYAVILSSEGKKVALLVNNLIGEQDIVIKTLKDNITKSEGLAGATVLGDGTVSFILDIQTIVSLGTKRIIERGKVNNNQGSKNDLRSFIERLKNNEIPEIPQ